The Peribacillus simplex genome contains a region encoding:
- a CDS encoding APC family permease gives MRNDQLKKTIGFWVGTSIVVGTVIGSGIFMRPGDVLELSGNSTMALLAWLIGGLITLASGLTIAEVSTRIPKTGGLYVYMEEVYGKAWGFLCGWVQTLVYGPAVMGALSLYFGLLVAGIFNIASGYTLAIGIFTIVFIAGMNLLGTKYGGIIQTLSTVAKLIPIIFIAVFGIAQGDMPVFNIDSESSMKISMAGAILATLWAYDGWMNVGFMAGEMKNPQKTLPRAIITGLVVVMVAYLAVNLAMLHVLGAEGVIAHGTNAANVAATLLFGELGGKLISIGIAISIFGCLNGKLLTFPRITLAMATDKMMPGHKQIGKISPKFKTPINATVLQVIIAIIMMVATDPDKLTNMAVFSVFCFYGLAFFAVFILRKKDPDAKTYKVPFYPFIPIVAIAGAIYIVVSTLIDTPLNALYSVIILIIGMPVYWLLKKSERDDERSY, from the coding sequence ATGAGAAATGACCAATTGAAGAAAACGATTGGCTTTTGGGTTGGAACATCAATTGTAGTTGGTACAGTTATCGGTTCTGGTATTTTCATGAGACCTGGTGACGTGCTTGAGTTAAGCGGTAATTCAACCATGGCCTTATTAGCTTGGCTGATAGGCGGCTTGATCACCCTTGCAAGCGGGTTGACGATTGCGGAAGTGAGTACACGGATCCCTAAAACGGGAGGCTTATATGTTTATATGGAAGAAGTGTACGGAAAAGCATGGGGATTCCTATGCGGCTGGGTTCAGACATTGGTATATGGACCTGCAGTCATGGGCGCACTCAGTTTATACTTCGGGTTATTAGTCGCCGGAATATTTAATATCGCTTCTGGCTACACTTTGGCGATAGGGATTTTTACGATCGTATTTATAGCGGGCATGAATCTTCTGGGGACAAAATACGGCGGTATCATACAAACTTTATCGACCGTTGCTAAACTGATCCCCATCATTTTCATAGCGGTGTTCGGTATCGCACAAGGTGATATGCCTGTATTCAATATCGATAGTGAAAGTTCAATGAAAATCAGTATGGCCGGTGCGATTTTGGCTACGCTCTGGGCGTATGATGGCTGGATGAATGTCGGCTTCATGGCTGGGGAAATGAAAAACCCGCAGAAAACATTGCCGCGTGCAATCATAACGGGATTAGTCGTGGTCATGGTCGCTTACTTGGCTGTGAACCTTGCCATGCTTCATGTATTGGGGGCGGAGGGAGTCATAGCTCATGGTACGAATGCAGCGAATGTTGCGGCAACGCTCCTCTTTGGTGAATTGGGCGGGAAATTGATATCAATCGGAATAGCGATTTCAATCTTCGGTTGCTTGAACGGAAAGCTTTTGACCTTTCCGCGCATTACCTTGGCGATGGCGACTGATAAAATGATGCCAGGCCATAAACAAATCGGGAAAATATCGCCTAAGTTTAAAACGCCAATAAATGCTACGGTATTGCAAGTGATCATTGCCATTATCATGATGGTTGCAACAGACCCTGACAAACTTACCAATATGGCTGTATTCTCTGTCTTCTGTTTTTATGGATTAGCATTCTTCGCGGTCTTCATCTTACGCAAAAAAGATCCGGATGCGAAAACTTATAAAGTGCCGTTTTACCCATTCATCCCCATCGTGGCGATTGCTGGAGCAATATACATTGTTGTAAGCACTTTAATCGATACACCTTTAAATGCGTTGTACTCGGTGATCATCCTCATCATAGGTATGCCAGTGTACTGGCTCCTTAAAAAAAGTGAACGGGATGATGAACGTTCATATTAA